A stretch of the Helicoverpa armigera isolate CAAS_96S chromosome 5, ASM3070526v1, whole genome shotgun sequence genome encodes the following:
- the LOC110374789 gene encoding uncharacterized protein LOC110374789, whose product MAKSKTGLFALGFFVFASLFIIIAFVSPYWLVTDGKLKNPKFIKIGLWEVCFQGFEEIHHWYDTVFTGCWWIFEEEYYIIHDILLPGFFIATQFFFTISMCCVILSMFLSYLYMKKDRDDDKYLTLLVTLGTVLVIGGFSGIISVVTFGARGDGRDWMPNWEHNDLGWAFALGVVGVVFLFPAGILFLVEARVQKYKRLHEMQSREPSSYTMHERKVGYTGGHTDI is encoded by the exons ATGGCAAAGTCTAAGACAGGATTGTTTGCACTTGGATTCTTTGTATTTGCCtcattattcattattattgcCTTCGTTAGTCCATACTGGCTTGTTACAGACGGAAAACTTAAGAACCCGAAGTTTATAAAAATTG GCTTATGGGAGGTGTGCTTCCAAGGTTTCGAAGAAATCCATCATTGGTACGATACAGTATTTACTGGTTGCTGGTGGATATTTGAAGAAGAATATTACATTATTCATGACATACTACTGCCTGGTTTTTTCATTGCAACACAATTCTTTTTCACTATATCCATGTGTTGTGTTATATTGTCGATGTTTTTGTCTTACCTTTATATGAAGAAGGATAGAGATGATGACAAGTACCTAACGCTTCTGGTAACATTAGGCACTGTGCTTGTGATTGGag GATTTTCTGGGATCATATCTGTGGTCACTTTTGGGGCTAGAGGTGATGGTCGAGACTGGATGCCCAATTGGGAACACAATGATCTTGGCTGGGCATTTGCTCTTGGTGTTGTAGGGGTAGTGTTCCTCTTCCCCGCTGGCATCCTGTTCTTAGTAGAAGCTCGAGTTCAAAAGTATAAGAGACTACATGAGATGCAAAGCCGGGAGCCATCATCTTATACTATGCATGAAAGGAAGGTTGGGTATACAGGAGGACATACTGACATTTAA
- the LOC110374550 gene encoding transcription termination factor 5, mitochondrial, which produces MLCLLMNSKRYNFMRHLYRGCRYFRESATNVESPIYVKRLSKYLNISESKAQYMCMKHPIITKLNDEKLKELIDSVNEMGFSNDSLVEESAVFGILPVTLKFRYKVLEECGIQNISLEFLTTYLTIIKQIPIGELKRLGYILPHINVENKLASYMSQWPTSLTTLIDRDINASSLYSLRLKIIQRYLELVLDLTNEEFCRGLKTYPTIKHRPLQYINETLTILQSQLMMPNQKIKANLYLIHVDPENLKKLIYNFRTIGGIDIKEVIRMHPKLATRNYSTMLEIRKLLEDYGIGNEAQRRCFGIYTLAPATIRERLEQAKHIPEFSTFINHPRFLKMIHYNTIAIKRLHKLYSQNKKCVSLNVLSGSEAHYETFEKAPGDRLGKGKDLIFCISQSLGKKYNMTHVRNVIKRHPFWINTPVLQVKYVYERLSPEYSDQDIYENCSILLYPWKKIRETLNILDKRLMQNYTPLFQDNFNYESLSKSQKLSLVLYLLEKNHYFSGNGIWTEEKYKNVDKLEDHNLDQRQIM; this is translated from the coding sequence atgctGTGCCTACTCATGAATTCGAAAAGGTATAACTTTATGCGCCACCTCTATAGAGGATGTCGTTATTTTCGGGAAAGTGCAACGAATGTGGAAAGCCCAATTTATGTGAAAAGATTAAGCAAGTATTTAAACATTAGTGAAAGCAAAGCACAATATATGTGTATGAAGCATCcaataataactaaattaaatgaTGAAAAACTTAAAGAATTAATCGATTCTGTAAATGAAATGGGATTCTCTAATGATTCTCTTGTTGAAGAATCAGCAGTGTTTGGAATATTGCCTGTTACCTTAAAATTTCGATACAAAGTTTTAGAAGAATGTGGCATACAGAATATATCCCTAGAATTTTTAACAACATATTTAactattattaaacaaataccGATTGGAGAGTTGAAGAGATTAGGATACATACTTCCACATATTAATGTTGAAAACAAACTTGCAAGCTACATGAGCCAGTGGCCAACCTCCCTCACCACATTGATTGACAGAGATATAAATGCCTCATCATTGTATTCACTCcgcttaaaaataattcaaagataTCTTGAACTTGTACTTGATCTAACAAATGAAGAATTTTGTAGAGGTCTCAAAACATATCCTACTATTAAACATCGGCCTTTACAATACATAAATGAAACATTGACAATATTACAATCACAACTAATGATGCCTAATCAAAAAATTAAAGCGAACCTGTATCTGATACACGTGGATCCAGaaaatttaaagaaattaatatacAACTTTCGTACTATCGGTGGAATTGATATAAAAGAAGTTATTAGAATGCATCCAAAATTAGCCACAAGAAATTATTCAACCATGCTGGAAATAAGAAAGCTGTTGGAAGATTATGGAATAGGGAATGAGGCACAGAGAAGATGTTTTGGTATATACACTTTGGCCCCTGCAACAATAAGAGAAAGATTGGAACAAGCCAAACACATACCAGAATTTAGCACATTTATAAATCATCCAAGATTTCTGAAGATGATACACTACAACACAATAGCAATAAAGCGACTGCACAAATTATACAGTCAGAACAAAAAGTGTGTTAGTTTAAATGTCCTGTCTGGTAGCGAGGCACattatgaaacatttgaaaaagcACCTGGTGACAGGTTAGGCAAAGGAAAAGATTTAATCTTCTGTATATCACAGTCCTTAGGAAAGAAATACAATATGACACATGTGCGAAATGTTATAAAGAGGCACCCTTTCTGGATAAACACTCCAGTGCTTCaagtaaaatatgtttatgagCGACTGTCCCCAGAATACAGTGATcaagatatttatgaaaattgtaGTATTCTATTATATCCTTGGAAAAAAATAAGGGAAACTCTTAACATATTGGATAAAAGATTGATGCAAAACTATACACCCTTATTCCAAGACAATTTCAACTATGAATCTTTGAGTAAATCTCAGAAATTGAGtttagttttgtatttactggAGAAGAATCACTATTTTTCTGGTAACGGCATATGgactgaagaaaaatataaaaatgtggaTAAGTTAGAAGACCACAATTTGGACCAGCGACAAATTATGtga